DNA sequence from the Oreochromis niloticus isolate F11D_XX linkage group LG8, O_niloticus_UMD_NMBU, whole genome shotgun sequence genome:
TCTGAGGAGCCAAAAGCAAGAATGATTCATAACACCTctataaagacataaacaaCCCAGAAACCTTGCCCATAATAGGGACGCCAGGTCCCTGCCCTGGAACAATACCTGGAAGAAGTGGCCTTTGGTGAGTCTCTGGTGCCTGCCTGGGCTGACTCTCTTGTAAGCCCATTGCTTGCAGAGTGAACTGTTGAGTTGTTGAGTGCTTTTTAGATGAGATGACACTCAAAGTCAGAGGCCTGGGTAGGCTGATTCCTGACTATTAAAGCTAGCTTTTAATAGTTAGGGGGTTGAGGGTCTGGCTGTtgtatatattttctttgtttatttttcctaAAGAAGGAAGATTTGATAGTGCTTTCCAACTTCAAGTAGATGAACCTTCCCAGCCTCCATGAAAAGGTCTGTGGGAGGGAACTTGGAAGTTTGCCCAGCCAGTCTGTATGTGGGTTATGAGTATTAGAGGCTATGAGATCACTGTACAGCCTCTGTGAGAGCATTGCAAGTAATAATCCATGGTGGCTGTCAAACTCCTCCAGAGCCGTCCTTTGTCAAGAATTCTGTTCATAAGTTGTTAGGTTGGTGTTTGGTATTCGGTGGTCCTGCATGATGatacatgcatacatgcatATGAAAGCAGTCCACTAGTGCAGATGAATAGcaacaaatgcaaacaaaaattaTAAACTAATCCCAGATGTAAATCAGTATTTGTATTGTATTCTTTTTACTGAGACACAAACACTTAAAAGTTAAAGAGAACAATAGACATACTGTTATTTCCACCTGCATGGCTGCCAGTTACTGGGCAGCTATGCCTCTCTTTGCCAGTGCAGGTGCTGCTATTGTTTCAAAAGAATTTTCTGAAATACATACAGGcagaaaacatgaagaaaatcaAAAGAAAGAGTTCAAGAACTCCAGGTAAAAGAAGTCCAAACATCATGAAATGAATCAAAGTAATTGAAAAGTCTCCTTTAAAAGTGAACGCGTCTTACGTCAGTTGTGCCCTTCCCACCAACTTTGCTAATACAGAAGTACAGTACTTAGAAGTGCTACGTCAACCTCACTAACCAGTGGCCGCACAACCACGAGGGATTTTATTCACCCCCCCACTGATGTAAATGCTTTGTTGTCAAAGAAGGGGAGGCTTGGGTTAATATATGTCACCTACTGCCTCTACTGTACGAGTGATCTTGCCAGCATGTGCCTTACAAACTTTGAACACATGAAGTTTTCTGGCAAAGATGGTCAAACAGACAGCTAAACTGTCAGAATTTCTGAAGAGTTATTCCATGTCCTACTAAACATAAAGCCCCTAGGAGGTCTATTAATACCAGCCTGACACTGGCCTTGATGCATGTGTGAGAGTGCTTGTGACCCACATGCACATTTGAAGTAGTTTGTGAAGTCTTTGAAACATGGATGGCGCTTTGATGCTCATGGACATTTCTATAGAAAGTGCGtaattatttatatatcaaGTGCACATGTGAGTGCCTGCTgccagagaaaattaaattcatCTTGTTGATGCATGTTTAAAAATTCTTGCCATGACCCAGAACCTTCAACATGCCAGGTATGAATGGCTCAGCAGTGACACTCAGTGCACCAAAAGCAGCTCTCTAGTACTTAAAATGACGTCTGGATTTGGTCATTCTAACGTCATAGCATGTCCATCTGAATCCTGCCATTTCTGAATCAGTCTGTCCCGTCTCTTCTTGGCATATTACTAATCAGACGACATGGAAGAAGTGGCACAGCACCGCGGGGCACAGCTTCCCCTCTGGGGGCTACATCAGCTGTGATCACTGATTCACATACATTGCAAGATAATTTCTGAAATAGATTTCCCAAAGCCACTATTAGCACTTCATTTCATAACATCTGATTTTACCTCCCCTATCCCTAGTGCTGAGACCTTCACTTCACATAGTTGCAGTCAGATAAATATATAATGATTTAAATAGATGTAAAAGTAATATATGAATATTAgagtgcaaaaaaaaagtaatggcAATATATTAAAACACTGTAAAACACTATGTCTCTTTACAGGAATGCTGAAGTATTATGGACATTTTTATTGTGGCCATTGTGTCTCATTTTTCTGGTTTTGGGATACATTAATTGCTGTGGAAGTGACAGAAACCAGAAGAGACAAGCTTAAAGAAACAGAGGATTTTGTAGTGCTGTCCAGGCGGGAAAAGATGCAAGgtaatgtgtgttttaatctcATGAATCATATAACACTGTAGCTACGTTTGCTATTAGCCGTGTACTGTTAGCTTGTTAGGTTCATAACTATTGTAATTGTCAACCTAAAacacttctgttttgtttagtgagttttgttgtgttttgcttcgaggtttggggggttttttttaagcttttatagtgcattttttttaatttctgtagtgttttatttaaatttcattGATCTTTCTTCTATTTCCGTTGCGTTTTAGGCAACTTCCGTTTAGTTTTACGAGCTTTTGCGACATTTTTCTAGTTTCTTAAGTTGCACTGCATGTGCCCTGTTAGGGCTACTATGCATTTTGCATCATGTTTAAGATAACTGGATGtagtaggaaaaaaaattgtgggTATTggcaaattagaaaaaaaataataatgggGCAGGTGCTGAGCTGTACATTTATGAAAAATCAACAGCTCTCATTGTTTAGGTAGCTGTAATGTTTCGAGCACATTTTCTTGGAAGGGCCTTTTCCGAGAAGGTGCACTTGAAATTGTCTCTTTAGTCTCTTCAATATCTTTTTTGAATCCCATGAATTAATCTCTCGATCTCCTCACTTAGGAAACAAAAATCTCTGCAAGATAACAACCCATAAATTATTTGATGTCAAGAAAAGCTGCCATCAGACATTAATTTTGTTGTCACACTTTGCACTTATGAGGGGGCAGGGTTCAAAGTCACAGGACCTCAACTACCCAGCATTGAAGATAATCCACTCAATTTTTGCATTCatgttttaatatgttttaaattATCTTTAAAGAATGACAGTGATTTATATGTCTTGCTGCTTAATTCAAAAAGGTCAATTCTTTGGAGTTCgtttttcttaaaatgttaaagatagagggacaaagaaaaacagagttcTTTAAGGAAGCCTGCACAGTTTATGGCACCTTAACAAGACAACAGGAAGACCTGAAAGGAACCAGAAATTCCACCTGTAAGAGGAAAAAAACGACCTGCCTTCTTAAGCAGTCGCAAAGCTTGCCAGAGAGCGCGAGGTGAACAGCTGTTCCACAGGTAAGAATGCTTATGCTGTACTTACATTGTAATTAttacttttctgtctttgtatAGTTTAAAGTCCATTCAAAGGCAAGTTAGTGAGATACTTTAATGCTCTTTATGAGTTCATACTTGAATTTGTTGATTTTGAATGGCTCACTTTCTTCCCTCGTGTGCTTGCACATGTGCATTATTTCTCAGTGTTTACATTCAGCAATGTTTTTCTTGACATAACCTCTGTGTTTGAATAGATTTGACTTTATGCTGTGCATTTACAGAGGAATGCGCATAATGAGGCtaatttggtttttgttttgaaaggtggagtttgaagaagaagaagaaaatgaaccACAAGCCAGGTAGTGTATGAGATCTGGGAAACTTGATGGGTGGTTTTTGTTTGTGGCGCTGGTATTTGCTGGTGCTTTGGCAGAGGCTTACGGTGTATTAGAAAAACCAGTTTTTTCAGGTGAGCACAAAAGTTTAATCTACATAGACGCAGTCTAATGTACAAATCTGACATGTTCATTAAAAGTCAATTAGCCAGAATTAAAGCTTTTCAGTTCTTACTTATTTTGCTGGTATTCCCAAATACCAGCAAACATAGAACTGGGAATACAGATTTTTATTAATAAGGCTAACCTTTAAGCAAAAGACTACTCAACAGGCTTTTTGTTGCCCTCAGTTGGAGGCAGTTTGTTCTATACACATCCCAAAACAGTGAGAGAAGTAAGAGCTGGATACCTGCATAAGTCTCCTCCTCTAAAATTGATCACAACAGAGGTAATATAACCCATTCAGTGATCCAATAATTGTACTTATATTTGCAGTTCTTTATGTAAAGTGCAAAACATTGTTTAACATCTCTTTTACAGAAAGCATGGAAGAGACGTTTCTTTATCCTGTTCAAGCTCAGTGACACAGAATATCAGCTCAGGTACTTCAAAAGCAGTGAGGAAAAGGACAAGCGGGCTGGAGAAATAGACTTGTCACAGTAAGTTCTTGCACAACAGTTTAAAAGCTATCCTTTATTTTCCAGCATATTCTTTCGCCAGCCTTAATGTGTGTTGAACTTTTAAAATACCAAATctaaaaatacaatttcatgtgtatatgtgttcCTAGAATTTCAAGTTGCACGATGCCAGCAGGGCAGCTCTGCTTTAGAGGGTTTAACTTTTTTCAATCCTTCATCAGGGTCTCACTGTTGCATGTAAGTCCGCAGCATCATCCAAAATGGAACTGGATCCAGAAAAGCTTTAAATGCTCCCCTTCCTGTGTGCTCTTAATCAGGGCTACAGAACGGGACTACTTCCTTGTCGGGGAGAACAGGTCAGTCAGCTGGGCTTTATAGGCCACATAAAGCTGGCATGCATTTTCTATATCCCATTTCATCATTCGTGCATTTTATTACACTGTCCTGTAAAAGGTCTAGGCAAACCCCAGTGCAGATTGTCATGTGGcgttcttctgtttcttttgtcTGTTGTGCCCAAGTACTGCCTGCTGTTGTGTGTATGGACCCCTagaatacagattttttttaaaaaaggaatcataaatgcttttcaaaataaactgctgTCATTTTGTTATAACAATGTCTGACTCATCTGAAGTGTGGATAAAAGCGGCCAACTTTAATGGGTGTAACTTTTTCAAAAGAGATCggtttatattgtttttttgttttgttttttgtcctgcAACTTTCATAATATGTTCCTGTAAAAGTAAACTGCATTAATTTGAAAGTCAGCAATGGTGAAACCAAGAAAACAGGCTTTCAATTACACTTTCTCACCTCCCCCCTGCCCTTCACACCCTATTACTATTTTAGGAGGTTTGAACAATCAAAAAGACACCATAATGCTGCTTTCTGGTTTAGTAGCATTTATCATCTGGTGACGGCTTTGCTCAAACTAAATTGCCCCTTTTTACTAAATTGTTATTATTTCCACTGTGCGTTTAGTTTTGGTattgaattttaaattaaacccGGTAGTCGTCATTTGTGGAGCCTAAAAAAGACCTTCATTGGTGTCCTTTATTCTTCCAGCGACGATGTGGATGGCTGGTTCTCTGATCTGTTTGATGCAATGAAAAGACGACCACATAAAATCTCCTCTTCAGAGGTATATTTAACCTTTCTTTatcacaaaaataataaataaaatgtaattatatgcAGTGTTTGCTTCTTGTGTCACTGACGTGGACCATCCTGCTCCTACAGGAGTTCTCTTATAAGCAGGCAACGATTGAGGTAAATATTCAAAATGTACTTGGCGATATCTACTCAACACATGCACAGCAACTGAGGaaagcttttacattttttttaaaaatacattcactTCACATGGAGTCAGTAGCTGGTTACCTCAGCTTAGTTAAGACTGGAAACAGCTTGCCAGCTAACAAAATCCACCTACCAGCAGCAATCTAACATATATTTTGCTCGAAATCtgtatacaaattaaaaagtcatGTGTTTATTATctgtcaaagtatttcatggtTTACAGAAAGACAATAAGCAGTACGTTCAACAGGTTAATCCCCTGCAAACTTCTTTCTTTCCAGTCTTTGTGTTGAGATAAACAAGCTATACTACTTCTAGGTTATGTTTGATCTCTAGAAAAGGAAGCAGATAACCTTGATTCAAATATACAGTGCCTTCTTTtatgacaaaaataacaattaaaaatctcttttttacagGTAATTTCTAAACCACTCATCAGAAAAAAGAATTCTTTCGCAGAGGCTGAAAAGGTTAGTCACCAAAAGCCCTGTGTTAATTTGGCTCATGCTTTCAAAACCAGTGTATACTGTTATTGTGATACTAATTCAGAAATCCAAACACTAAATTATatccttactttttttttctttctccagttttctttgttcttgcAGTTCACGCTTCTCAAttgcataaaatatttttatgggGTTTGTCTTGTCAGGACAATGCAAATGTttgaatgtgtgcgtgtgtgtttttacttgtCAGGGATTCCCAAAAATCCGGTCAATGTCTGATCCGTCCTCAAACACTTTGGAGAATGTCACTGAAAAACCCGAGGTGCAACATCTTCACTTGACTTTTCGTAGATAGTAAACAAAATTACCTCGCCATATCTGAATatggaatttgcatttgcatgcATTATTGCTTTGCATCTTACTCAACAGGAGCAAGAGTATCCTAAAAGACGTGCATCTGAGCCTGTGGAACCAATCTATGAAGTTCCAAGACCACAAAAGGTACAACTGGGATTAAAAATTCTTTTCATTGCTAATTCTTTGGCCTGATCAATCATGTGTTTTCTctataaaatgacaaaaagaatATGTTCATGCTAGAGTTTTCCAAGGTCCAGGTTTGTAAAAACGCAGCACAAAACCTAAAGATAAACAGATTCGTAGCATATGTGACAAATGATGAATCACATCTTTGATCAAAAGTACAGTGGCTAAGACTTTTAGTAAAaccaatttcttttttctttttttaattatgcaCAGAATGTGAATAAAGAAGGACGAAGAAGTGGGAAACGACGCAACAGTGTGGAAGCATTGTAAGTATTAATTAATGTTTCCATTGTCATACAGACTTCTTTAAAACTTTCTTCAGCGTTGGTGAGCACTACATTTcatattgtttgttttcactTAGATATGAAACAATGAGTGGCTTTAGATATATTGAAGAATCAGCTCAGCCAGAGTAAGCGTACTGAACTTTTTAAGATAATGACAATTTTTTAAGATAATGACAGCTAACTGCTTATAGTTGCTGAAAATATAACCATCCCAAATGGCTCTAGGGACCATGAAGTTGAGGACGTTAACAAAAGCACGCTGATGAGGACGGTCACTCAGACCTTTGACAAACTGAAGACACAGGTGTCCCCGCTGCCCCCATTTGCTGAGGAGACAAATGCTGACGACAACAGGTAGCTCTCACGCAGTTAATGCAGTTTCTCTTAACGCTTAGGGTCCTATCTCTGTTTGGCTTGTTTAATTCAGTCTTCTGTATCAGTGCCCAGGAGCCTTTCGTGACATGTTTTGTGAGCACCCTACATaccaaaaataataatcacaGGTAACTGTGGTGCCACGGGCACAAACACCTTGACAACAGCCAGATTTATTTTTAGCGCACGGAACTGTTTACACTCCAGGAAGAGGCAACAATTTATGAAAGGCAGCGTTTCAGAGCCAGTTTAGCAACAAATGTGCTTGACGACATGAAACGTATCTTCTTATCTCAACTCTCACACTGCCTCTACACTTGGACTGAACATCTTTACTGATTCATTTACAGTTAGGCTATGAATGTGTGTTATGACACAACTGAAAAGACCTTTATATAAGCTAAACATATCAATCATATATCTCTCAGATTGGGTGAAACAGTTTAACATAATCTCTGTCATCTGTACGCGAATCCAAACGTGCTTTTAAACTAAACTTACTTGTGTGCATTGTCTACTGTTGATGTCTGTTACAGATTATTTACACAAATTAATTGTTTAAAGTCGTTTTGCTTATGTAAAATGCCTCTTGGCTTGCGTACAATAAAAACATTGTGAAAAGGTCAACTCAGGTAGCTTGCCTAGTAAAGCgtctcttttgttctgtcttcctACCCTCACCCACAACCGATCGCAGGAGattctttctgttaaaaaggagttttttcttcccactgtcgcccaGTGCTTGATTATAGGCGAGTCATTTGACCGTaggggttttctttgtattattttagggtctttaccttacagtataaagcatcttgaggtgTCTCCTATTGTTATTTTGGACTCTACAGATAGAATTCaattaaactgaattttatCCTGTACAAATGTTTCATGCTTTTTGCACATTGGGTTCCCTTTAATTCCTATACTGCAAACCACTCACCCTTCATGATGTCtttcttaataaataaaaagaaatcccatcAAACAATACAAGGTTTCATCATCTTATATTTAAAGCACTGACGACAAACTGTTTCTTTCTTGCATTCATGCTTTTCTGTTTAACAATGATGTTCTTTGTGCAGCGAGGCAAGAAGGAACTAAAAATGTTAAGTGCGTCAATCTGAGGTGGAGTCctagattttctttttcctctgcaGAGCAAGTTTTAACCAATCAGTTTGACCTTCCCACACTGATCACCAGAGCAACAGATCGGTGTTTCTTGCCTATTCCAGTTTTTAGCCATTATCTCCTGCCGCTGTTTGCCTTACTAAAATTTCTGTGATACTTACCTGTGTAGTAATTCTTCCATTTCACACCGATGTGGCTAACTGGTGTGCTGCCACACTGAAAAATTGCTTCTCTACTCCCTCTCTCTACAGTGTGGCATAAAAACTCCTCCACTGCTTCTACATTTTGCCTTTTTGAATGTTTTGCCTCGTCCATGCTGCTTTTATGATACATTTGGCCCTCTTTTTTGTGTATCTGCAAAAGACACTATCACAGGGGTAAATGTGGATGTCTGTCCATTCCAGACTTGCAATACAGTGCCCTTGTCTGATGTTGTACGCATGCAAAGTGTATGCAGCCAGACTACACATGTACTaatatctgatgttttatttCCCTATGCTATACAGTCAACGCTGGTCTACAGATCTTAGCAGCAGCTCTAGTGACTGCAGTGCCATGTCCCCTGTAGAACTATTGGATGCATCTGAAAAAAATGACTCCAATGAGAGGTGAGATTAGACGGgaaggttttttaaaaaaaaaaatcagtttcataATAAGCAAACAAAATGTGCCAATAGATGTTAACCTGTTTAAGGGATAAGTTGCTTTACTTGAAACATGCACATGGTGCCATTTTAAAACCCAACTGTAGCGATGTCTGTCATATAAAAGTCAGAGGCAGCTATGTAATTTTTACAAAACCCCCACAAAAAAGTTGTCACCACAATCAGGATGACTCAGTAAACTGACTTAAGCAGAATTGAATGCTGACATGTTAGACTGGCTGGAGTGGTTTCTGGAGATTTCCACAAGAAGACGATGACAGCTGGTAATAAGCAGTGTtttgaaacaaaacaacaacgaGTCATTGAAGTTTGAGCCAAGAATTTAAATAGTTACATAAAGAAAATGTAATTTCACTTTTTGCTTTGTCTCTTCTTTTACGTAAGAGTCTTACCTGctactgttttcttttgtgtcttcATGTCTATGTATGCGCATGTCCCATGTCTCTATTTCAGTGACATCATGGTTTATGCTGAATGCTTTTTTTCTAATACGGGTTGCTGGGTGTTTTCCCACACTCTTTGACCTTTTAATACCTTTGTCTTACTTTTTACCCTACACTTTATGGcctgtatttagtctgtgtgctTCCCCTTTGCTTTTGCTGTTCACAGGTTGCGATCTTCCCCTCATTTCACTTATTAACTAATTTGATTCaaactctgtatttttcatAAGGCTTTTTGGGAAAATTAGTACAATTAATGagtaaaataatacaaatactATTCAAGTTGTGAGGAAAAGCTGGATGATTAGCTTTAGCTGTAGATTTAGATGTATTTCTGTTACGGATACAAGATATAACACTCCCTAATAAAGCTTTTGttgtcttttaattttctttcaagTATTGACAGAGAGATTGATGTGAAAGACACATATTTCAGAAGAGAGTGCACACTAACTGAAGTAAATGGACAATCAAGGTATAAATGTGATATTAAAGTATGAAAGATCACCCAGTTTGGACTGATTTGAGTCATACCTTTAAAGATTTGATAGAACAGTGGATGttgctgtcttttctctttctttcaagCCCTGATCACAGCACAGAAGAGCGGGATATTGTGGTGAACCAGGCAGAACTTAAAAAACACCTGACCCTAACAGAGGTGGATAGGAAGCCCAGGTGGGTTTATCAAAAATCAGGATGAAATCCAACAATCGTCAAACTGAAAATTTATTCATGTAGGACTGCTTCGAGCTGGATAACTAAGAAGCCTGGTCTAAATGGAAGCTGTAGTGTCAAATGTTTGACTAAATGCTTTCCAGCTTATTAATATTTATGGAAACACAAAAATCTCAGACATTTGTGTCATATTTACTCAGGTCTGTTGATCAGGTTTCGTTTAATCCTGCGTATCACTGGCAAAGCTGGCCACAGCTTTGCCAGACTGTTTGTCCTTACTTGCGCTTTTGCAGCTGACGAGGCTTAATATTGTTTATTTGTGGCATGTTTGAATTTATTAGGCTATTTCTTATGTCAGTTAAATTGCTTTTCTCTTTG
Encoded proteins:
- the LOC102079441 gene encoding pleckstrin homology domain-containing family S member 1 isoform X2 — its product is MNHKPVGGSLFYTHPKTVREVRAGYLHKSPPLKLITTEKAWKRRFFILFKLSDTEYQLRYFKSSEEKDKRAGEIDLSQVSLLHVSPQHHPKWNWIQKSFKCSPSCVLLIRATERDYFLVGENSDDVDGWFSDLFDAMKRRPHKISSSEEFSYKQATIEVISKPLIRKKNSFAEAEKGFPKIRSMSDPSSNTLENVTEKPEEQEYPKRRASEPVEPIYEVPRPQKNVNKEGRRSGKRRNSVEALYETMSGFRYIEESAQPEDHEVEDVNKSTLMRTVTQTFDKLKTQVSPLPPFAEETNADDNSQRWSTDLSSSSSDCSAMSPVELLDASEKNDSNESIDREIDVKDTYFRRECTLTEVNGQSSPDHSTEERDIVVNQAELKKHLTLTEVDRKPSVSGWTGQPQTVCLFHKGDQILAVNDLHVSTVEEFTMFISKSLKNEVKVTLLRQPGNQQLHLPNFTCTDWQNAN
- the LOC102079441 gene encoding pleckstrin homology domain-containing family S member 1 isoform X1, yielding MNHKPGFLLPSVGGSLFYTHPKTVREVRAGYLHKSPPLKLITTEKAWKRRFFILFKLSDTEYQLRYFKSSEEKDKRAGEIDLSQVSLLHVSPQHHPKWNWIQKSFKCSPSCVLLIRATERDYFLVGENSDDVDGWFSDLFDAMKRRPHKISSSEEFSYKQATIEVISKPLIRKKNSFAEAEKGFPKIRSMSDPSSNTLENVTEKPEEQEYPKRRASEPVEPIYEVPRPQKNVNKEGRRSGKRRNSVEALYETMSGFRYIEESAQPEDHEVEDVNKSTLMRTVTQTFDKLKTQVSPLPPFAEETNADDNSQRWSTDLSSSSSDCSAMSPVELLDASEKNDSNESIDREIDVKDTYFRRECTLTEVNGQSSPDHSTEERDIVVNQAELKKHLTLTEVDRKPSVSGWTGQPQTVCLFHKGDQILAVNDLHVSTVEEFTMFISKSLKNEVKVTLLRQPGNQQLHLPNFTCTDWQNAN
- the LOC102079441 gene encoding pleckstrin homology domain-containing family S member 1 isoform X4 yields the protein MNHKPGFLLPSVGGSLFYTHPKTVREVRAGYLHKSPPLKLITTEKAWKRRFFILFKLSDTEYQLRYFKSSEEKDKRAGEIDLSQVSLLHVSPQHHPKWNWIQKSFKCSPSCVLLIRATERDYFLVGENSDDVDGWFSDLFDAMKRRPHKISSSEEFSYKQATIEVISKPLIRKKNSFAEAEKGFPKIRSMSDPSSNTLENVTEKPEEQEYPKRRASEPVEPIYEVPRPQKNVNKEGRRSGKRRNSVEALYETMSGFRYIEESAQPEDHEVEDVNKSTLMRTVTQTFDKLKTQVSPLPPFAEETNADDNSIDREIDVKDTYFRRECTLTEVNGQSSPDHSTEERDIVVNQAELKKHLTLTEVDRKPSVSGWTGQPQTVCLFHKGDQILAVNDLHVSTVEEFTMFISKSLKNEVKVTLLRQPGNQQLHLPNFTCTDWQNAN
- the LOC102079441 gene encoding pleckstrin homology domain-containing family S member 1 isoform X3; amino-acid sequence: MNHKPGFLLPSVGGSLFYTHPKTVREVRAGYLHKSPPLKLITTEKAWKRRFFILFKLSDTEYQLRYFKSSEEKDKRAGEIDLSQVSLLHVSPQHHPKWNWIQKSFKCSPSCVLLIRATERDYFLVGENSDDVDGWFSDLFDAMKRRPHKISSSEEFSYKQATIEVISKPLIRKKNSFAEAEKGFPKIRSMSDPSSNTLENVTEKPEEQEYPKRRASEPVEPIYEVPRPQKNVNKEGRRSGKRRNSVEALDHEVEDVNKSTLMRTVTQTFDKLKTQVSPLPPFAEETNADDNSQRWSTDLSSSSSDCSAMSPVELLDASEKNDSNESIDREIDVKDTYFRRECTLTEVNGQSSPDHSTEERDIVVNQAELKKHLTLTEVDRKPSVSGWTGQPQTVCLFHKGDQILAVNDLHVSTVEEFTMFISKSLKNEVKVTLLRQPGNQQLHLPNFTCTDWQNAN